A region of the Ignavibacteria bacterium genome:
GTAGCACCTCACCATGTTCTATTCGTCCCCAAAAATCACATAGAAAAAATGGATGATTTGACTCCCATTAATCATTCAATTATTGGAGAACTTGTTTTTCATGCGAAGGAGTATGCTAAAAAACTTAACTTAATTGAAAATGGATATAGATTAGTTTTTAACAATGGGAAAGATGCAGGACAAGCTGTATTTCATATTCATTTGCATTTAATCGGCGGCCGAGTTATGGCATGGCCTCCAGGATAAAAGTATTTCAGTTACAAGGAAGATTCTTCTCAACATGATCATGAACTAATTTTGCGAAATAGTTCTAAGATCATAGAAATTTATTTATTCCTTTGATTCCAATATCCTTACGATTGTATTTATTCTTATAACTTATTATAGAGGCAGCTTCATATACTTGCTTTATCAGCTTCTCAAAATTTTCAGATTGCGACGTAGCAGTAACGTTCAAAACTCTGCCGCCATTAGTAACAATTTTATTGTTAACTCTTTTGGTTCCGGCGTGAAATATTTTTATGTTCTCGAGTTTCTCAGCTTCTTCAATTCCGCTAATCTCAAATTCTTTCTCGAATTTTTCAGGATAGCCCTCAGATGCAAGTACAAGACAGATTGCAGAACCAATGTTTTGCACTTTAACTTGGCTAAGTCCTCCAATAGTAGATTCATAAAATAATTGGAGTAAATCAGACTCAAGTGTTTGCAGAACAGCTTGGGTTTCAGGATCACCGAATCGACAATTATATTCAATTACTTTTATTCCACTTTTCGTTTTTATCAATCCACAATAAAGACATCCTGTATATTTTCTTCCTTCTCGCTTCATTCCCTCGAGAGTCGGTTTAATTA
Encoded here:
- a CDS encoding histidine triad nucleotide-binding protein, giving the protein MKECIFCKIIQHDIPSTVVFENDNLIGFNDINPVAPHHVLFVPKNHIEKMDDLTPINHSIIGELVFHAKEYAKKLNLIENGYRLVFNNGKDAGQAVFHIHLHLIGGRVMAWPPG